In one window of Candidatus Epulonipiscium sp. DNA:
- a CDS encoding translation initiation factor IF-3 — MINEQIRDKEVRLIDVDGNQVGIVSTKEAQTLARERNLDLVKIAPKGNPPVCRIMDYGKYRFDLAKKEKEARKKQKIINVKEIRLSPNIDKHDLDTKTKRAIKFLKDGDKVKISVRFRGREMAHTEKGNELLDGIVQELKDYGETEKRAKLEGKNLVIIVTPKQM, encoded by the coding sequence ATTATTAATGAGCAAATTCGTGATAAGGAAGTAAGACTCATTGATGTGGATGGGAATCAGGTGGGGATTGTTTCAACTAAAGAGGCACAGACATTGGCGAGAGAGAGGAATCTTGATTTAGTTAAAATTGCGCCTAAGGGCAATCCGCCAGTTTGTAGGATTATGGATTATGGAAAGTATAGGTTTGATTTAGCTAAGAAAGAAAAAGAAGCTCGTAAAAAACAAAAGATTATTAACGTTAAAGAAATACGTTTATCCCCGAACATCGATAAACACGATTTAGATACCAAAACAAAAAGGGCAATTAAGTTTTTAAAAGATGGGGACAAAGTAAAGATTTCCGTGCGATTTAGAGGAAGAGAAATGGCCCATACTGAAAAAGGAAATGAGCTTTTAGATGGTATTGTACAAGAATTAAAAGATTATGGTGAAACTGAAAAAAGGGCAAAATTAGAAGGTAAAAATTTGGTAATAATCGTTACACCAAAACAGATGTAA
- the rpmI gene encoding 50S ribosomal protein L35 yields the protein MPKLKTHRGAAKRFKVTGTGKLKKSKAFKSHILTKKSAKRKRNLRQPGMVDKTNEKQIKRLLPYS from the coding sequence ATGCCTAAATTGAAAACACATAGAGGAGCAGCAAAGCGTTTTAAAGTTACAGGAACAGGTAAACTTAAAAAATCCAAGGCTTTTAAGAGCCATATATTAACTAAAAAGTCTGCAAAAAGAAAAAGAAATCTTAGACAACCAGGTATGGTTGATAAGACAAACGAAAAACAAATAAAAAGACTATTACCATATTCATAA
- the thrS gene encoding threonine--tRNA ligase, giving the protein MVKVKLKDGAVKEYEAGISIIEIARDLSEGLARVACAGLINGEKVDLRTPINEDCDLSVLTFDSEEGKDAFHHTTSHIMAQAVKRLFPNVKLAIGPSIQDGFYYDFDTEEAFSPGDLEKIEKEMKKIVKENLKLEKFELPREEAIKLMKEKEEDYKVELINDLPEDSIISFYKQGEFVDLCAGPHLLSTKPVKAFKLLSVAGAYWRGSEKNKMLSRIYGTSFTKKADLEEYLNKLEEAKKRDHRKLGKELELFALMDEGPGFPFFLPKGMELRNTLIDYWREKHKKAGYKEICTPIILNQELWYRSGHWEHYKDNMYVTKIDDLDYAVKPMNCPGSMLVYKTKMYSYRDLPLRMAELGLVHRHELSGALHGLMRVRNFTQDDAHIFMLPEQIKDEIKGVISLIDEFYSVFGFKYHVELSTRPENSMGKDEDWERATQALKEALEEKGYDYIVNEGDGAFYGPKIDFHLEDCLGRTWQCGTIQLDFQMPERFDLVYTGQDGEKHRPVMIHRVVFGSIERFIGILIEHFAGAFPTWIAPIQVKVLPISEKYHGYANKVITELNKEGIKVEADFRAEKIGYKIREARLQRIPYMLIVGQQEEEENKVSVRSRIGGDEGSQDLLEFAQRVKAEIKSKKIK; this is encoded by the coding sequence ATGGTAAAAGTAAAGTTAAAAGACGGAGCAGTAAAAGAGTATGAAGCGGGAATATCTATAATTGAAATTGCTAGAGATTTAAGCGAAGGTTTGGCAAGGGTTGCCTGTGCAGGTTTAATTAATGGAGAGAAGGTAGATCTTAGAACACCTATTAATGAAGATTGTGATTTAAGCGTTTTAACCTTCGATAGCGAAGAAGGAAAGGATGCCTTTCATCATACTACATCCCACATAATGGCTCAGGCTGTAAAGAGATTATTTCCCAATGTGAAATTAGCTATCGGCCCTTCCATTCAAGATGGTTTTTACTATGATTTTGATACTGAGGAAGCTTTTAGCCCTGGAGATTTAGAAAAAATTGAAAAAGAAATGAAGAAAATTGTAAAAGAAAATTTAAAACTTGAAAAATTTGAATTACCAAGAGAAGAAGCTATAAAACTTATGAAGGAAAAGGAGGAAGATTACAAGGTTGAATTAATCAATGATCTTCCAGAGGACTCCATCATTTCTTTTTATAAACAGGGTGAGTTTGTTGATTTATGCGCAGGACCCCATCTTTTATCAACAAAGCCTGTAAAAGCTTTTAAGCTTTTATCTGTAGCTGGAGCCTATTGGAGGGGTAGCGAGAAAAACAAAATGCTTTCAAGGATTTATGGCACTTCTTTTACAAAGAAAGCTGATTTGGAAGAATATCTTAATAAATTAGAAGAAGCAAAAAAGAGGGATCATAGAAAACTTGGAAAGGAATTGGAACTTTTTGCGTTAATGGATGAAGGACCAGGCTTCCCATTCTTCCTTCCTAAGGGTATGGAACTTAGAAATACATTGATAGACTACTGGAGAGAAAAACATAAAAAAGCAGGATATAAAGAAATATGCACCCCCATTATATTAAATCAAGAACTATGGTATCGCTCCGGGCACTGGGAACATTACAAAGATAATATGTATGTAACCAAGATAGATGATTTGGATTATGCTGTAAAACCTATGAATTGTCCCGGAAGCATGTTAGTGTATAAAACTAAAATGTACTCCTATAGGGATTTGCCCCTTAGAATGGCGGAACTAGGCCTAGTTCACCGTCATGAATTATCTGGGGCTCTTCATGGACTTATGAGGGTGAGAAACTTTACCCAAGACGATGCACATATATTTATGCTTCCTGAGCAAATCAAAGATGAGATAAAAGGTGTAATTAGTTTAATAGATGAGTTTTACAGTGTTTTTGGATTCAAATATCATGTTGAACTTTCAACTAGACCGGAAAATAGTATGGGAAAAGATGAAGATTGGGAAAGAGCAACCCAGGCATTAAAAGAGGCCCTAGAGGAGAAGGGATATGATTATATAGTAAATGAAGGGGATGGGGCTTTTTATGGACCCAAAATAGATTTTCATTTGGAAGATTGTCTTGGAAGGACATGGCAATGCGGAACAATTCAATTGGATTTTCAAATGCCAGAACGTTTTGATTTAGTATATACTGGACAAGATGGAGAAAAGCACCGTCCTGTTATGATTCACAGGGTTGTATTTGGTAGTATTGAAAGATTTATTGGTATTTTGATAGAACATTTTGCAGGGGCCTTTCCAACTTGGATTGCACCGATACAAGTAAAGGTTCTGCCAATCTCTGAAAAATATCATGGATATGCCAATAAGGTTATCACGGAATTGAATAAAGAAGGAATAAAGGTTGAAGCTGACTTTAGAGCTGAAAAAATCGGGTATAAAATCCGTGAAGCAAGACTTCAAAGGATACCATATATGCTCATAGTGGGGCAACAGGAAGAAGAAGAAAATAAGGTATCTGTTAGAAGCCGCATAGGGGGCGATGAAGGAAGCCAGGATTTATTGGAATTTGCCCAAAGGGTCAAAGCTGAAATAAAATCCAAAAAAATAAAATAA
- the rplT gene encoding 50S ribosomal protein L20 — MARVKGGINAKKRHKRILKLAKGYRGAKSKQFRTAKQAVMKSLNYAYIGRKQRKRDFRRLWITRINAAARINGLSYSKFMNGLKVAGININRKVLADMAVNDAKGFTQLVDMAKANVK; from the coding sequence ATGGCAAGAGTTAAAGGCGGAATAAATGCTAAGAAAAGGCATAAGAGAATTTTAAAATTAGCAAAAGGATATAGAGGTGCAAAATCCAAACAATTTAGAACTGCTAAACAAGCAGTTATGAAATCTTTAAATTATGCTTATATTGGAAGAAAGCAAAGAAAAAGGGATTTTCGTAGACTTTGGATTACAAGAATCAATGCAGCGGCTCGCATCAACGGACTTTCTTATAGTAAATTTATGAATGGTCTTAAAGTAGCTGGAATTAATATCAATAGAAAAGTATTAGCTGATATGGCAGTTAATGATGCAAAAGGATTCACACAATTAGTTGATATGGCTAAGGCTAATGTAAAATAA